In one Thermaerobacter sp. PB12/4term genomic region, the following are encoded:
- the mntR gene encoding transcriptional regulator MntR, with protein MRPTPSMEDYLETIYELIRSKGYARVSDIALALNLQPSSVTRMVQRLDEQNFVTYERYRGLMLTERGEAIGRAMRQRHETLATFLRLLGVHDEEVVQQDVEGIEHHVSRQTLERIERFVAFARGNPTWMNQLHAAMNTGGSAAGPGNAGGPPAGETAGGPDVPGSRGSGRPAWDGPARGSEAPAGLARHQAAGSGGDNGAGGEIAGGDEARGAARGPDARSQVAGPAGSTRPPRSGRNP; from the coding sequence GTGCGGCCAACGCCCAGCATGGAAGACTACCTGGAGACCATCTACGAGCTCATCCGCAGCAAGGGCTACGCCCGGGTGAGCGACATCGCCCTGGCCCTGAACCTGCAGCCGTCCTCCGTCACCCGCATGGTCCAGCGACTGGACGAGCAGAACTTCGTCACCTACGAGCGATACCGGGGCCTGATGCTCACGGAGCGCGGCGAGGCCATCGGCAGGGCCATGCGCCAGCGGCACGAGACGCTGGCCACCTTCCTGCGCCTGCTGGGCGTGCACGACGAGGAGGTGGTCCAGCAGGATGTGGAGGGCATCGAGCACCATGTCAGCCGCCAAACCCTGGAGCGCATCGAGCGGTTCGTCGCCTTCGCCCGGGGCAACCCCACGTGGATGAACCAGCTTCACGCCGCCATGAACACCGGCGGCAGCGCGGCCGGCCCTGGGAACGCCGGCGGCCCGCCCGCCGGGGAAACGGCCGGCGGGCCGGACGTCCCTGGCAGCAGGGGGAGCGGGAGGCCGGCCTGGGACGGGCCGGCGCGGGGTAGCGAGGCCCCCGCCGGGCTTGCCCGCCACCAGGCTGCCGGCAGCGGGGGCGACAACGGGGCGGGTGGTGAAATTGCGGGCGGCGACGAGGCTCGCGGGGCCGCCCGCGGCCCGGACGCCCGCAGCCAGGTGGCCGGACCGGCCGGTTCTACCCGCCCGCCTCGCAGCGGACGTAATCCTTGA
- a CDS encoding DUF192 domain-containing protein: MRKVNGMEGGAGSGPPGRGPVRVVNRTRGTELGHAIGVAASWRSRSRGLLGWDELAPGEGLWLWPCRWVHSLGMGFPLDVVHLDRAGRVVAAYRLVPGRVGPLVWRGHSVLELPAGTLAATGTRPGDRLAWEPV, from the coding sequence ATGCGGAAGGTCAACGGCATGGAGGGTGGAGCGGGTTCCGGGCCGCCCGGCCGGGGCCCCGTGCGGGTGGTCAACCGGACCCGGGGAACGGAACTGGGCCATGCCATTGGGGTGGCGGCCTCGTGGCGCAGCCGGAGCCGGGGCCTGCTGGGCTGGGACGAGCTGGCCCCCGGGGAAGGTCTCTGGCTCTGGCCGTGCCGGTGGGTCCACAGCTTGGGCATGGGTTTTCCCCTGGACGTGGTGCACCTGGATCGGGCCGGAAGGGTGGTGGCCGCCTACCGCCTGGTCCCCGGGAGGGTGGGCCCCCTGGTGTGGCGCGGCCATAGTGTGCTGGAACTGCCGGCCGGCACCCTGGCCGCCACGGGAACACGCCCCGGCGACCGGCTGGCGTGGGAGCCTGTATAG
- a CDS encoding SH3 domain-containing protein, translating into MSRIKELAAELREQERPLLDHYKQLVDAATKETERRLAQMMYNYQRFQLQSLELFQDRVPERFHCFGVVTHDDVNVRQRPSGKSEVLARVGRGTPVIVMAFEGFWAEVQLVGGETGYVFKDYVRCEAGG; encoded by the coding sequence GTGTCGCGGATCAAGGAACTGGCGGCCGAATTGCGGGAGCAGGAGCGTCCCCTGCTCGACCACTACAAGCAGCTGGTGGATGCCGCCACCAAGGAGACGGAGCGGCGCCTGGCGCAGATGATGTACAACTACCAGCGCTTTCAGCTCCAGAGCCTCGAACTGTTCCAGGATCGGGTTCCCGAGCGGTTCCATTGTTTCGGCGTCGTCACCCACGACGACGTCAACGTCCGCCAGCGGCCCTCCGGCAAGTCCGAGGTCCTGGCCCGGGTGGGCCGCGGGACGCCGGTCATCGTCATGGCCTTCGAGGGTTTCTGGGCCGAGGTACAGCTGGTGGGGGGCGAGACGGGTTACGTTTTCAAGGATTACGTCCGCTGCGAGGCGGGCGGGTAG
- a CDS encoding glycosyltransferase family 2 protein produces MTYLDPAATVIGTPAWPLWLLRGLEAAVVFVVVYNLAVYLGGLRNPRPVPRTAPRARFAVLIPAHNEEAVIGPLIESLWRQEYPRHLYDVFVIADNCTDGTAAAARAAGARVWQRFDDRRRGKQYAVAYALERIASLGRRYDAVVMFDADNLVQPNFLQVMNDHLAAGEKIIQAYVDAKNPDDSWVAAAFAFSFWMSNRWRLQARHNWGLCGALAGTGMCIAWEVLERVGWDVNTLTEDLEFSAKALLHGYVTTFARETRIYDEKVTGFVASCRQRVRWARGNVQVMLIHAPRLLWAGLRQLDPVKFEFVFDLTRPLHLVVTAVASLLNLVAGPALAQWGWVPLPEWPVRLTALFALVGPLLVLVLDRLPLRPYRFIPLLPLFQYSWIALVLWALLTPRNRQWVPTVHTRAVRLGELSR; encoded by the coding sequence GTGACGTACCTGGATCCGGCGGCCACGGTGATCGGCACGCCGGCCTGGCCTCTGTGGCTCCTGCGCGGCCTGGAAGCGGCCGTGGTCTTCGTGGTGGTCTACAACCTGGCCGTGTACCTCGGGGGGCTGCGCAATCCCCGCCCGGTTCCCCGCACCGCGCCGCGAGCGCGGTTTGCGGTGCTGATCCCCGCCCACAACGAGGAGGCCGTGATCGGTCCCCTGATTGAAAGCCTGTGGCGCCAGGAGTACCCGCGCCACCTCTATGACGTCTTCGTCATCGCGGACAACTGCACCGACGGGACGGCCGCCGCCGCCCGGGCCGCGGGGGCCCGCGTGTGGCAGCGCTTCGACGACCGCCGGCGGGGCAAGCAGTACGCCGTGGCCTACGCCCTGGAGCGCATCGCCAGCCTGGGCCGGCGCTACGACGCCGTGGTGATGTTCGACGCCGACAACCTGGTGCAGCCCAACTTCCTGCAGGTGATGAACGACCACCTGGCGGCGGGCGAGAAGATCATCCAGGCCTACGTGGACGCCAAGAACCCCGACGACAGCTGGGTGGCCGCGGCCTTCGCCTTCAGCTTCTGGATGAGCAACCGCTGGCGGCTGCAGGCGCGGCACAACTGGGGCCTGTGCGGCGCCCTGGCCGGCACGGGCATGTGCATCGCCTGGGAAGTGCTGGAGCGGGTGGGCTGGGATGTGAACACCCTGACGGAAGACCTGGAGTTCTCCGCCAAGGCGCTGCTGCACGGCTACGTGACCACCTTCGCCCGGGAGACCCGGATCTACGACGAAAAGGTGACGGGGTTCGTGGCCTCCTGCCGCCAGCGGGTGCGCTGGGCCCGGGGGAACGTCCAGGTCATGCTGATCCACGCGCCCCGGCTGCTGTGGGCCGGCCTGCGCCAGCTGGATCCGGTGAAGTTCGAGTTCGTCTTCGACCTGACGCGGCCGCTGCACCTGGTGGTGACGGCGGTAGCCTCGCTGCTCAACCTGGTGGCTGGGCCGGCCCTAGCTCAGTGGGGCTGGGTCCCCCTGCCCGAGTGGCCTGTGCGCCTGACGGCGCTCTTTGCCCTGGTGGGACCGCTGCTGGTGCTGGTGCTGGACCGGCTGCCGCTGCGGCCGTACCGCTTCATCCCCCTGCTGCCGCTGTTCCAGTACTCCTGGATTGCCCTGGTGCTGTGGGCGCTGCTCACCCCGCGGAACCGGCAGTGGGTGCCCACGGTCCACACCCGGGCGGTGCGGCTGGGGGAGCTGTCCCGTTGA
- a CDS encoding thiamine diphosphokinase → MPEAHPLPEPFGFLPPPSPPYGVVVAGGDLDEPALVAETARLVAGASLCIAADGGLRLLRAANLWPHLLAGDFDTLTAAEVEAARAAGVEVRRVPPAKDFTDTELALDLARQRLGPAPLYLVGGVGDRVDHTLANLLMATRWVASGHALRVLAGPAHVAPLVGPGEVRFQGRPGQVVSLVPLTPRMTGVSTQGLVYPLADATLAWGTAYTVSNALAGTEGAFRARTGLGLVILQRRH, encoded by the coding sequence ATGCCGGAAGCCCATCCCTTGCCCGAACCCTTCGGCTTTCTGCCGCCTCCCTCCCCGCCCTACGGCGTGGTGGTGGCAGGAGGTGACCTGGACGAACCGGCCCTGGTGGCCGAAACGGCCCGCCTGGTGGCCGGGGCGTCCCTCTGCATCGCCGCCGACGGGGGCCTGCGCCTTCTGCGGGCAGCCAACCTCTGGCCGCACCTGCTGGCCGGCGACTTTGACACCCTGACCGCCGCGGAAGTGGAGGCGGCCCGGGCGGCCGGCGTGGAGGTCCGGCGCGTTCCCCCCGCCAAGGACTTCACCGACACCGAGCTGGCCCTGGACCTGGCCCGGCAGCGGCTGGGCCCGGCCCCCCTGTACCTGGTGGGCGGGGTGGGAGACCGGGTCGACCACACCCTGGCCAACCTGTTGATGGCCACGCGCTGGGTGGCCAGCGGCCATGCCCTCAGGGTGCTGGCCGGGCCCGCCCACGTCGCACCCCTGGTGGGCCCCGGCGAGGTCCGGTTCCAGGGCCGGCCGGGCCAGGTCGTCTCCCTGGTACCCCTCACCCCCCGGATGACCGGCGTGAGCACCCAAGGGCTGGTCTACCCCCTGGCGGACGCCACGCTGGCCTGGGGGACGGCCTACACCGTCAGCAACGCTCTGGCGGGTACCGAGGGGGCATTTCGCGCCCGGACCGGGCTGGGGCTGGTGATCCTCCAGCGGCGGCACTGA
- a CDS encoding M28 family metallopeptidase → MGGTRTAATGEPPVPDPWDDLESLCRLPHRGTCTPEEGRAARWLAARLAELGFEVDLQPFTAPRHTLYLGPGLTGLVLAALGLTGARWAGPGAGSGLLALMALVTLVPLLGELALWPGGTPISLAWVVPRGRSQNVVARWPQGTPRAAAARQPGEAGPGPSAAGLPAAGPQEPLGGRQGEPGPLHLVITAHYDTQWGSWLFAPRFLPWLQAFFVAGYAAFAAVPVLLAARAAGMVAAAPLAAAALVSAAVAGFLLLSWATGRPINGANDNGSGVAVALALARRWAARPLPGVELVVALTGAEETGMRGMAALLSHPWFPRQRGSQVAVLNIDNVGAGRLHYLTAEGMLLPVRYDARLVQEARRLAAALPAGRLTPGPRPLLPTDALVPAARRIPAITFLATGPGGRIPHYHWHTDRLEHVDRAHLAEVARVLWTYVAQLAGEPRAGRYPA, encoded by the coding sequence ATGGGCGGAACCAGGACGGCTGCTACCGGGGAGCCACCGGTGCCGGACCCGTGGGACGATCTGGAGTCCCTGTGCCGCCTTCCCCACCGGGGCACCTGTACGCCCGAAGAGGGGCGGGCGGCCCGCTGGCTGGCGGCGCGGCTGGCGGAGCTGGGCTTTGAGGTCGACCTGCAGCCCTTCACCGCGCCGCGCCACACCCTCTACCTGGGCCCCGGCCTCACCGGCCTGGTGCTGGCGGCCCTGGGCCTGACCGGTGCCCGCTGGGCCGGCCCCGGAGCCGGCAGCGGGCTGCTGGCCCTTATGGCCCTTGTGACCCTGGTTCCCCTGCTGGGGGAGCTGGCCTTGTGGCCCGGCGGCACCCCCATCAGCCTGGCCTGGGTGGTGCCGAGGGGTCGTTCCCAGAATGTGGTGGCACGCTGGCCGCAAGGCACCCCGCGCGCGGCAGCGGCCCGGCAGCCCGGCGAAGCGGGCCCGGGACCTTCGGCAGCGGGACTGCCGGCGGCCGGCCCGCAGGAGCCGCTCGGCGGCCGGCAGGGTGAGCCGGGGCCGCTGCACCTGGTGATCACCGCCCACTACGACACCCAGTGGGGCAGCTGGCTCTTCGCACCGCGCTTTTTGCCCTGGCTGCAGGCCTTTTTCGTTGCCGGGTATGCCGCCTTCGCCGCGGTGCCCGTGTTGCTGGCGGCCCGGGCCGCGGGGATGGTCGCCGCCGCGCCGCTGGCGGCGGCAGCCCTGGTTTCCGCGGCGGTGGCCGGGTTCCTCCTGCTCAGCTGGGCCACCGGGCGGCCCATCAACGGGGCTAACGACAACGGCTCCGGGGTCGCCGTGGCCCTGGCCCTGGCAAGGCGCTGGGCTGCGCGCCCCCTGCCGGGAGTCGAGCTGGTGGTGGCGTTGACGGGGGCCGAGGAGACGGGCATGCGGGGCATGGCGGCCCTGCTCTCCCACCCCTGGTTCCCGCGGCAGCGCGGGAGCCAGGTGGCGGTGCTCAACATCGACAACGTGGGTGCCGGCCGGCTCCACTACCTGACGGCCGAAGGCATGCTGCTGCCCGTTCGCTACGACGCCCGCCTGGTCCAGGAGGCCCGCCGGCTGGCGGCGGCGCTGCCGGCGGGCCGGCTGACCCCGGGGCCGCGGCCCCTCCTGCCCACCGATGCCCTGGTCCCCGCGGCGCGGCGGATCCCAGCCATCACCTTCCTGGCGACCGGTCCCGGCGGCCGCATTCCCCATTATCACTGGCACACCGACCGCCTGGAACACGTGGACCGTGCCCATCTGGCCGAAGTCGCCCGCGTGCTGTGGACCTACGTGGCCCAGCTGGCGGGTGAGCCACGCGCCGGCCGTTACCCGGCCTGA
- a CDS encoding cupredoxin domain-containing protein translates to MKRARRSLLVVAALMLLALPVLAACGGGGGGGNEGNGGDQAAGNKITVTAQNMSFDQTEINLKKGQTYTIELVNNDSVQHDLVAEQLGLEIGLTDPGKSTSIEFTPQQTGDFEFICTVPGHSATMKGTIHVTE, encoded by the coding sequence ATGAAGCGCGCACGCCGTTCTCTGCTGGTGGTCGCGGCCCTGATGCTGCTGGCCCTGCCGGTCCTCGCCGCTTGCGGCGGCGGTGGCGGCGGCGGCAACGAGGGCAACGGTGGCGACCAGGCCGCCGGGAACAAGATCACGGTCACCGCCCAGAACATGTCCTTTGACCAGACGGAGATCAACCTGAAGAAGGGCCAGACCTACACCATCGAGCTGGTCAACAACGACTCCGTCCAGCATGACCTGGTCGCGGAGCAGCTCGGTCTGGAAATCGGCCTGACGGATCCCGGCAAGAGCACCTCCATCGAGTTCACGCCCCAGCAGACGGGCGACTTCGAGTTCATCTGCACGGTGCCCGGCCACTCCGCCACGATGAAGGGCACCATCCATGTCACCGAGTGA
- a CDS encoding glutamine synthetase family protein: MRRPPAEPVPPDEPARRLAQQGVQLVQLVYADVLGVQKGLTLPVQQAAAAWDGGVRVDGASLEGFMRVEEREMRLRAGGEQVFVLPWEPAGGRVAMVPAGIYTRDGRPFDGCPRERLQAAVRRLDGLGVTVELAFEMEFYLLRRRRGRPEVRVPDRTGYLDLSVRDAGEPVRQEIALALEGMGIVVESVHHAVAPAQHEIDLGWQPPLTAADHLLIARRAVYAVAERHGMHATLLPKPRAGTHGSGLHVRMRVRPAPGSGWSRAAVTRHWLAGLLHHARPLCAVTNPLVNSYKRLVPGFEAPVYVVWGRDTHAPLARLVAGWEAGELEWRAPDPCCHPYLALAVLLRAGADGLERRLEPPPPLEENVFELDPAEIAARGLEPLPGSLGEALDDMRLSGLVRETLGDYLFSRYLEAKRTEWDIYRVQVHQWELDQYLPIF, encoded by the coding sequence ATGCGCCGGCCGCCGGCTGAGCCGGTTCCTCCGGACGAACCGGCCCGGCGGCTGGCCCAGCAGGGCGTCCAGCTGGTGCAGCTGGTGTACGCCGACGTGCTCGGCGTGCAGAAGGGGCTGACCCTGCCGGTCCAGCAGGCGGCGGCCGCCTGGGACGGCGGCGTGCGGGTGGACGGGGCGTCCCTGGAAGGGTTCATGCGCGTCGAAGAGCGGGAGATGCGCCTGCGGGCCGGCGGGGAGCAGGTGTTCGTCCTGCCCTGGGAGCCGGCCGGTGGCCGCGTGGCCATGGTGCCCGCCGGGATCTACACCCGCGACGGGCGCCCCTTCGACGGCTGCCCGCGGGAGCGGTTGCAGGCCGCGGTGCGCCGGCTGGACGGGCTCGGCGTCACCGTGGAACTGGCCTTCGAGATGGAGTTCTACCTCCTGCGGCGGCGCCGGGGCCGTCCGGAGGTCCGGGTGCCGGACCGGACGGGGTATCTGGACCTCTCGGTGCGGGACGCGGGGGAGCCGGTGCGGCAGGAGATCGCCCTGGCGCTGGAGGGCATGGGCATCGTGGTGGAGTCGGTCCATCACGCCGTGGCCCCGGCGCAGCACGAGATCGACCTGGGCTGGCAGCCGCCCCTAACGGCCGCCGACCACCTGCTGATCGCCCGGCGGGCCGTCTACGCCGTGGCGGAGCGCCACGGCATGCACGCCACCCTGCTGCCCAAGCCCCGGGCCGGCACTCACGGCTCGGGCCTGCACGTGCGGATGCGGGTTCGTCCCGCGCCGGGTTCGGGCTGGAGCCGGGCCGCCGTGACCCGCCACTGGCTGGCCGGGCTGCTCCACCATGCGCGGCCCCTCTGCGCCGTGACCAATCCCCTGGTCAATTCCTACAAGCGGCTGGTGCCCGGGTTCGAGGCGCCGGTGTACGTGGTCTGGGGACGCGACACCCACGCTCCCCTGGCCCGGCTGGTGGCCGGCTGGGAGGCGGGGGAGCTGGAATGGCGGGCACCGGATCCCTGTTGCCACCCGTACCTGGCGCTGGCCGTCCTGCTGCGGGCCGGTGCCGACGGCCTGGAGCGCCGCCTGGAACCGCCCCCGCCGCTGGAGGAGAACGTGTTCGAGCTGGACCCGGCCGAGATCGCCGCCCGGGGGCTTGAGCCGCTGCCGGGCAGCCTGGGCGAGGCCCTGGACGACATGCGCCTGAGCGGGCTGGTGCGGGAGACCCTGGGGGATTACCTGTTCAGCCGTTACCTGGAGGCCAAGCGGACGGAGTGGGACATCTACCGCGTCCAGGTGCACCAGTGGGAGCTGGATCAGTACCTGCCCATCTTTTGA
- a CDS encoding AAA family ATPase has protein sequence MMATGHGRVRHLFASGNTGHGFQSFFEYIAWPEPRRVFVLKGGPGTGKSAVIRMVVEGLMEKGVGVELFHCPSDPSSLDGVNAPELGLAVVDGTPPHAVEPPLPGLVGRLLSLEATAGRDLLASRQDRIDATGRRVRQRFQLAHRYLGLALEALGLYEDFYEHAGALDLAALDHSAHEIEAAVFEGHRVVRAGRRGRIRRLFASAVTPEGPRHYLDSLLDPLPRRVFIRGNPGTGCATLVARVAEAALRRGLDIEAYHCGLHGRRLDHVLIPELGVAVVHNAYPHTYEPKTGDLVIDTAAFVNVEALERYREEMEVAQAFFGQAFDQGIWYLRRALMAHQELEAIYATPELRAQVEAYAREILAEAGALMEEQARRRERQQLA, from the coding sequence ATGATGGCCACGGGACACGGACGGGTGCGCCATTTGTTCGCCAGCGGCAACACCGGCCACGGGTTTCAGTCGTTCTTCGAATACATCGCCTGGCCCGAGCCGCGCCGGGTCTTCGTCCTCAAGGGCGGGCCGGGCACCGGCAAGTCGGCGGTCATCCGGATGGTGGTAGAGGGGCTGATGGAGAAGGGTGTGGGGGTGGAGCTGTTCCACTGCCCGTCGGATCCGTCCTCCTTGGACGGCGTCAACGCACCCGAGCTGGGGCTGGCCGTGGTGGACGGGACGCCGCCCCATGCGGTGGAGCCGCCCCTGCCCGGCCTGGTCGGCCGCCTGCTGAGCCTGGAGGCCACGGCCGGCCGGGACCTGCTGGCGTCCCGGCAGGACAGGATCGACGCTACCGGGCGGCGGGTGCGCCAGCGCTTCCAGCTGGCCCACCGCTACCTGGGACTGGCCCTGGAAGCCCTGGGCCTGTACGAGGACTTCTACGAGCATGCAGGGGCCCTTGACCTGGCGGCCCTTGACCACTCCGCCCACGAGATCGAGGCCGCCGTCTTCGAGGGGCACCGGGTCGTGCGCGCCGGGCGGCGCGGGCGGATCCGGCGCCTCTTTGCCAGCGCCGTGACCCCCGAAGGGCCCCGCCACTATCTGGACAGCCTGCTGGACCCGCTGCCCCGGCGGGTGTTCATCCGCGGCAACCCGGGCACCGGTTGCGCCACCCTGGTGGCCCGGGTTGCGGAAGCGGCCCTGCGCCGGGGCCTGGACATCGAAGCCTACCACTGCGGCCTGCACGGGCGGCGCCTGGACCACGTGCTCATCCCCGAACTGGGCGTGGCGGTGGTGCACAACGCCTACCCCCACACCTACGAGCCCAAGACGGGCGACCTGGTGATCGACACGGCGGCCTTCGTCAACGTGGAAGCCCTGGAACGGTACCGGGAGGAGATGGAGGTCGCCCAGGCCTTCTTCGGGCAGGCTTTCGACCAGGGCATTTGGTACCTGCGCCGCGCCCTGATGGCCCACCAGGAGCTGGAGGCGATCTACGCCACACCGGAGCTACGCGCCCAGGTCGAGGCCTACGCCAGGGAGATCCTGGCCGAGGCCGGCGCCCTGATGGAAGAACAAGCCCGGCGGCGTGAGCGCCAGCAACTGGCGTGA
- a CDS encoding MerR family transcriptional regulator has translation MSRHRNLPLYSIGAVCHLTGLSERRIRYYEQAGLLRPARTAGNQRRYSQADVDLLLEIKWLLQQGLHLEEIRRRLLERRGRDEVMGPPDVPAARAAAEPWPLAAATPAVHRPPGASSPRWPGSRWPDRPGASGAAAGVTEPPAGLGRIDRLFRGPAPAVPGMGTARSLYPALDPTVLYEVRRWQRRRNPPAPEEAGRDAPAAG, from the coding sequence GTGTCGCGGCACCGCAACCTGCCCCTGTATTCCATTGGCGCGGTGTGCCACCTGACCGGCCTGAGCGAGCGCCGCATCCGCTACTACGAGCAGGCGGGCCTGCTGCGCCCGGCGCGGACGGCGGGCAACCAGCGGCGGTACAGCCAGGCGGACGTGGACCTTTTGCTGGAGATCAAGTGGCTGCTCCAGCAGGGGCTGCACCTGGAGGAGATCCGCCGCCGGCTGCTGGAGCGCCGCGGCCGCGACGAGGTCATGGGGCCTCCCGACGTGCCGGCGGCCCGAGCTGCGGCCGAGCCCTGGCCCCTGGCCGCCGCAACGCCGGCGGTGCACCGCCCGCCGGGGGCGAGTTCGCCCCGGTGGCCGGGGTCCCGCTGGCCCGACCGCCCGGGTGCCTCCGGCGCGGCGGCCGGGGTCACCGAGCCGCCTGCCGGCCTGGGGCGCATCGACCGCCTCTTCCGCGGGCCGGCTCCCGCCGTGCCGGGCATGGGCACGGCCCGCAGCCTGTACCCGGCCCTGGACCCCACCGTGCTCTACGAGGTGCGCCGCTGGCAGCGCCGCCGCAACCCGCCGGCGCCGGAGGAGGCAGGACGCGATGCGCCGGCCGCCGGCTGA
- a CDS encoding VOC family protein, giving the protein MARDTTVPQQQRGEQVEGIHHVTMIAGDPQANADFYGGVLGMRLVKRTVNFDDPGTYHFYFGDETGRPGTLLTFFPVPGAGRGRHGAGQATLVYLSVPEGTLDYWQGRLEGFGVACHRRPGPLGRQALFFQDPDGLPLALVEEPGPGGPGWPGGPVPATAAIGAVAGVRLTVRDIEPTATILRELGYRPAGGRSGREQPGSQGTDGASAPPAPQEPGPASPPQIWVAGPGGTGRWLELAGDARAPRGTLGAGMVHHVAFRTPTDRTQAAWQQHLTRLGLHVTPVQDRQYFRSIYFREPGGVLFEIATDPPGFLIDEDRDALGTGLRLPPWYEPARAALEQALPPLHHPSGFGELGFIHRFARGTEDPDRAPVLLLLHGTGGDEHDLLPLGAHLWPGAALLSPRGQVLEDGMPRFFRRLAPGVLDAADLRRRAGDMARFVTAAARRYGFDPGRVVAVGYSNGANLAAALLLRHPRLLAGAVLFRPMAVPVEAPEAGALAGRPVLVAAGRQDPVVPPEQSLQLARTLEAAGAAVTLHWAGTGHHLERAELDAAARWLAVEARWPWRGSGEGPADTK; this is encoded by the coding sequence ATGGCCCGCGACACGACCGTGCCCCAGCAGCAGCGAGGGGAGCAGGTGGAGGGCATCCACCACGTCACCATGATCGCCGGCGATCCCCAGGCCAACGCGGACTTCTATGGCGGCGTGCTGGGGATGCGGCTGGTCAAGCGGACCGTGAACTTCGACGACCCGGGGACCTACCACTTCTACTTCGGCGACGAGACGGGCCGGCCCGGCACCCTGCTCACCTTCTTCCCCGTGCCCGGCGCCGGCCGCGGCCGTCACGGCGCCGGCCAGGCCACCCTGGTGTACCTCTCCGTTCCGGAAGGAACCCTGGACTACTGGCAAGGGCGCCTGGAAGGCTTTGGCGTGGCCTGCCACCGGCGGCCGGGCCCCCTGGGCCGGCAGGCCCTGTTCTTCCAGGATCCCGACGGCCTGCCCCTGGCCCTGGTGGAGGAACCCGGCCCCGGCGGGCCGGGCTGGCCGGGCGGGCCCGTGCCCGCCACCGCCGCCATCGGCGCCGTCGCCGGCGTGCGCCTTACGGTTCGCGACATCGAACCAACGGCCACGATCCTTCGGGAGCTGGGGTACCGGCCGGCGGGCGGCCGCTCCGGCCGGGAGCAGCCGGGATCCCAGGGGACGGATGGCGCTTCCGCCCCACCCGCCCCGCAGGAACCAGGGCCGGCCTCCCCGCCCCAGATCTGGGTCGCCGGGCCGGGCGGCACCGGCCGCTGGCTGGAGCTGGCCGGCGACGCCCGTGCTCCCCGGGGCACCCTGGGGGCGGGCATGGTGCATCACGTGGCCTTCCGCACGCCCACGGACCGGACCCAGGCGGCCTGGCAGCAGCACCTCACCCGGCTGGGCCTGCACGTCACGCCGGTCCAGGATCGCCAGTATTTCCGCTCCATCTACTTCCGGGAGCCGGGGGGCGTGCTCTTCGAGATCGCCACCGATCCACCGGGTTTCTTGATCGACGAGGACCGGGACGCTCTGGGCACCGGGCTGCGCCTGCCGCCCTGGTACGAACCGGCCCGGGCGGCCCTGGAGCAGGCCCTGCCGCCGCTGCACCACCCCAGCGGTTTTGGGGAGCTGGGCTTCATCCACCGGTTCGCCCGCGGCACGGAAGACCCCGATCGGGCCCCGGTGCTCTTGCTCCTCCACGGCACGGGAGGCGACGAGCACGACCTGCTGCCCCTGGGTGCCCATCTGTGGCCCGGGGCCGCCCTATTGAGCCCCAGGGGCCAGGTGCTGGAGGACGGCATGCCCCGGTTCTTCCGCCGCCTGGCGCCCGGCGTGCTGGACGCCGCCGACCTGCGCCGGCGGGCCGGCGACATGGCCCGGTTCGTCACCGCGGCGGCGCGCCGCTACGGTTTTGACCCGGGGCGGGTGGTGGCGGTGGGTTACAGCAACGGCGCCAACCTGGCGGCGGCCCTGCTGCTGCGCCACCCCCGGCTGCTGGCGGGGGCGGTGCTGTTCCGGCCCATGGCCGTTCCCGTGGAGGCCCCTGAGGCGGGTGCACTGGCGGGGCGGCCGGTTCTCGTCGCGGCCGGGCGGCAGGACCCGGTGGTGCCTCCAGAGCAGAGCCTCCAGCTGGCCCGGACCCTGGAAGCCGCAGGCGCGGCGGTCACCCTGCACTGGGCCGGCACGGGCCACCATCTGGAGCGGGCCGAGCTGGACGCCGCCGCCCGATGGCTCGCCGTCGAGGCCCGCTGGCCGTGGCGCGGCAGCGGGGAGGGCCCCGCAGACACGAAGTGA